One genomic segment of Kiritimatiella glycovorans includes these proteins:
- a CDS encoding cellulase family glycosylhydrolase, producing MRTGMVMVMVLFGGIHMGRAEETRVPDFDPPPPTMKLTAEPSEDWPEVVAPEGLPARPWFRDEHGRHFIPNGFVVNTEDVTGDYTYPESSYARTRAYGFNVQVIRLGLTRLGGFPGSELKQSYLDKIDRMVRLGKENGLKTIFKLTLYDLTGEVYTDLTEDHWAALFLNRDGLQDRYVDAWAMMFERYADEPAVWGYDLLNEPLAATGGARKNIWEVYEDFKDNEHFQTEYFWPLYERVIDRLHSISPEKWALVQSWHYTVANHRKTGLPSGYPLTNLDRERVVYAPHYYGAKPNYALQTYLNHAGELGLPVIIGEYGPPTFPNTDEDLETQLVYELNFMRTVNLFDRFGIGMLKAWWSGSRDLENGVFNRTWAMFHGPSHALGPERKYVVDVMCRPRPIYIAGVAHTWHYDFATREFTLDFTPGPASAPSEIYLPLDRHYEDGLRIFYHDLVMKLDPGGKGGLSVLENPAKMKTRAFSWDKATQRLYVKTWPGVKERTSLKVLPGVQD from the coding sequence ATGAGAACAGGAATGGTGATGGTGATGGTGCTGTTCGGTGGAATCCATATGGGCCGGGCCGAAGAAACGCGCGTCCCGGATTTCGATCCGCCGCCGCCGACGATGAAGCTCACCGCCGAGCCGTCCGAGGACTGGCCCGAGGTCGTCGCGCCCGAGGGACTCCCCGCACGCCCCTGGTTTCGTGATGAGCACGGGCGTCATTTCATCCCGAACGGGTTCGTGGTCAACACCGAGGATGTGACCGGCGATTACACCTACCCGGAATCCTCGTATGCGCGGACCCGTGCGTACGGGTTCAATGTTCAAGTCATCCGCCTCGGTCTTACCCGCCTCGGCGGGTTCCCCGGTTCCGAGCTGAAACAATCTTATCTCGACAAGATCGACCGCATGGTGCGGCTTGGGAAGGAGAACGGGCTCAAGACGATCTTCAAGCTCACGCTCTACGACCTGACCGGCGAGGTCTACACGGATCTCACGGAAGATCATTGGGCGGCCCTCTTTTTGAATCGCGACGGATTGCAGGACCGATATGTCGACGCATGGGCGATGATGTTTGAGCGCTACGCGGATGAGCCCGCCGTGTGGGGGTATGACCTGCTCAACGAGCCGCTCGCGGCCACCGGGGGGGCGCGGAAGAACATCTGGGAGGTCTATGAGGATTTCAAAGATAACGAACACTTTCAGACCGAGTACTTCTGGCCGCTCTACGAACGCGTGATCGATCGCCTTCATTCGATCAGTCCGGAGAAGTGGGCGCTGGTCCAGTCCTGGCATTATACCGTGGCCAATCACCGCAAGACGGGCCTGCCGTCCGGGTATCCCCTGACGAATCTCGACCGCGAACGCGTCGTTTATGCGCCGCACTACTACGGGGCCAAGCCGAACTACGCGCTGCAGACCTACCTGAACCACGCGGGCGAACTCGGCCTTCCGGTCATCATCGGAGAATACGGGCCGCCGACCTTCCCAAACACGGACGAGGATCTCGAGACGCAGCTCGTGTACGAACTGAATTTCATGCGGACGGTCAATCTCTTCGACCGCTTCGGGATCGGGATGCTCAAGGCGTGGTGGAGCGGGAGCCGCGATCTCGAAAACGGGGTCTTCAACCGTACCTGGGCGATGTTCCACGGCCCCAGCCACGCGCTCGGACCGGAACGGAAATACGTGGTCGACGTCATGTGCCGCCCGCGGCCGATCTATATCGCCGGGGTGGCGCACACCTGGCACTACGACTTCGCCACGCGCGAATTCACCCTGGACTTCACGCCGGGCCCGGCCTCCGCGCCGTCGGAGATCTACCTGCCGCTCGATCGCCATTACGAGGACGGCCTGCGGATCTTCTACCACGACCTCGTCATGAAGCTCGACCCGGGAGGGAAGGGCGGCCTCTCCGTGCTCGAGAATCCCGCGAAAATGAAAACCCGGGCGTTCTCGTGGGATAAGGCCACCCAGCGGCTCTACGTGAAAACGTGGCCCGGCGTGAAGGAACGAACCTCACTTAAGGTGCTCCCGGGCGTTCAGGATTAA
- a CDS encoding sulfatase-like hydrolase/transferase — MMNIKLKVNEPMKLKRISKIVGTAAVLFLIRFSAIAEKPDVLMIAVDDLNDMLTVYDPANPIKTPNLERLAARGTFFTRAYCAAPICNPSRMAVLSGQRPTTTGIYGNHEVWSQILPERELLPQFFERQGYETVGTGKILHHNPRVAFDRKHYPLFQQFQPMVSEYQRLPFGGERRINGMTAENAPRMRSPLYDWGPTDEKMIDEDTVEYAETRMAEPYATPRFTAVGIFKPHIPFWSPPENYAKYPFQTLEEPPRPADDFDDIPQGGKDFQKYLGFQFDYVTNHPPESPGGIRAMIRSYQASADFADEMIGRVIDALDASGRADNTIIVLWSDHGFHLGDKNTVTKHTLWEQANRSPLLIVAPGVSIPGSRVDAPVSLVDIYPTLVELAGYPVEPSAEFDGESLVPYMKDPSRPATEPELMTLYPGNHAIRSADYRYIRYADGSEELYDQRSDPWELTNLADDLEYAPVLEEHRKWLPKHEAEQGIELREYERKKREAEARAQAGTLSSDAAWIKVIHWDMETLTDDGLIQNRVTDGPYAACHLDPGGAMMFEDDEQAHVLRFDGIDDVAQSVGNWQGHKGVRISMMVKSESGAGQSVILGTANSFRINKVAQAVRFNGLTAGQRNMKEGHAGTIGLVPGSWMNIVAEYNPKSGKLLIQCGKKSGSAQRTSGDVLTGGGKPLLIGRALNTPFKGCIDDVVIEVMD, encoded by the coding sequence ATGATGAACATTAAATTGAAAGTGAATGAACCAATGAAGTTAAAGCGGATTTCTAAAATAGTCGGAACGGCAGCGGTGTTGTTTTTAATTCGTTTTTCCGCTATTGCGGAAAAACCGGATGTGCTCATGATCGCGGTGGACGATCTCAACGACATGCTCACCGTGTATGATCCGGCCAACCCGATCAAGACGCCGAACCTGGAACGGCTGGCGGCGCGGGGTACCTTTTTTACGCGCGCTTACTGTGCAGCGCCGATCTGCAATCCGTCGCGTATGGCGGTGCTGAGCGGGCAGCGGCCCACCACCACCGGCATCTACGGCAATCACGAAGTGTGGTCGCAGATCCTTCCCGAGCGCGAGCTGCTGCCGCAGTTTTTCGAGCGGCAGGGATACGAAACCGTCGGCACCGGAAAGATCCTGCATCACAATCCGCGCGTGGCCTTCGACCGGAAGCACTATCCGCTCTTTCAGCAGTTTCAGCCGATGGTCAGCGAATATCAGCGCCTGCCCTTCGGCGGCGAACGCCGGATCAATGGCATGACGGCTGAAAATGCGCCGCGTATGCGCTCGCCGCTGTATGACTGGGGCCCGACCGATGAAAAGATGATCGACGAAGATACGGTGGAGTATGCCGAGACGCGCATGGCCGAGCCCTACGCCACGCCGCGCTTCACCGCCGTCGGCATCTTCAAACCGCACATCCCGTTCTGGTCGCCGCCGGAAAACTATGCGAAGTATCCTTTCCAAACCCTGGAAGAGCCGCCGCGCCCGGCCGATGATTTCGACGACATTCCGCAGGGCGGAAAGGATTTTCAGAAATACCTTGGCTTCCAGTTCGACTATGTCACCAACCATCCGCCGGAGTCGCCCGGCGGCATCCGTGCGATGATCCGCTCCTACCAGGCATCCGCTGACTTTGCCGACGAAATGATCGGCCGCGTGATCGACGCGCTCGACGCCAGCGGTCGGGCGGATAATACGATTATTGTTTTGTGGTCCGACCACGGCTTCCACCTCGGCGACAAGAACACCGTCACCAAGCACACCCTCTGGGAGCAGGCCAACCGCTCGCCGCTGCTCATCGTCGCACCCGGCGTTTCCATTCCCGGCAGCCGCGTCGATGCCCCGGTGTCGCTGGTGGACATCTATCCAACGTTGGTTGAGCTGGCCGGTTATCCGGTGGAGCCGTCCGCCGAATTCGACGGCGAAAGCCTGGTGCCCTACATGAAAGATCCGTCGCGCCCGGCTACCGAGCCGGAGCTGATGACGCTCTATCCCGGCAACCACGCCATCCGCTCGGCGGACTACCGCTACATCCGTTATGCCGACGGCTCTGAGGAACTCTACGACCAGCGCTCCGACCCGTGGGAGCTGACCAACCTGGCCGACGATCTCGAATATGCGCCTGTCCTCGAAGAACATCGCAAATGGCTGCCGAAGCACGAAGCGGAGCAGGGGATTGAGCTGCGCGAATATGAGCGGAAAAAGCGGGAGGCGGAGGCCCGCGCACAGGCCGGGACGCTCTCCTCCGATGCCGCATGGATAAAAGTGATCCACTGGGACATGGAGACGCTCACCGACGACGGCCTGATTCAAAACCGGGTGACCGACGGCCCCTACGCCGCCTGCCACCTCGACCCCGGCGGGGCGATGATGTTCGAGGATGACGAACAGGCCCACGTCCTGCGCTTCGACGGCATCGACGATGTCGCCCAGTCGGTCGGAAATTGGCAGGGCCACAAGGGGGTTCGCATTTCCATGATGGTCAAGAGCGAAAGCGGTGCCGGGCAGTCCGTTATCCTTGGAACGGCCAATAGCTTCCGGATCAACAAGGTTGCTCAGGCCGTGCGCTTCAACGGGCTGACGGCCGGTCAGCGCAACATGAAAGAGGGGCACGCCGGAACGATCGGCCTTGTGCCCGGTTCATGGATGAACATCGTCGCCGAATACAATCCCAAAAGCGGTAAGCTCCTCATCCAATGCGGCAAAAAGAGCGGTAGCGCGCAGCGCACCAGCGGCGATGTGCTCACCGGCGGCGGGAAGCCCCTGCTGATCGGCAGGGCGCTCAATACCCCGTTCAAGGGCTGCATCGACGACGTTGTCATCGAGGTGATGGACTGA